The Acidobacteriota bacterium nucleotide sequence TGTCAATCGTCTTGGGCACGTGCACCGTGCGAATGTCGGAACGCGCGGCCACCGTGCTGGACGAGAGCGCCGTGTCATCACCGCCAATGGTGACCAGATGCGTGACACCGATGCCCTTGAGCGTTTCGACAACGGCGATCATCGTCTCTTCCGACCTGGTCGGATTCTCGCGCGCCGTGCCGAGCACCGAACCGCCGAGCCAATGCACGCGCGAAACATCGCCGATAGCCAGCGTCCGCGCGCACGCCGGATCGCGCCGCACCAGATGTTTGAAGCCATCCTGAATGCCGACGACCTCAAAACCTTCGTTGATGGCTTTGACCGTCGCGGCGGAGATGACCGAATTGATGCCGGGGGCGGGGCCGCCGCCGACCAGAATTGCAAGCTTACCTGAAGCAGTTATGGATGCGGGCATTACTGAATTGCTCCTGCGTTGCGGTGAACGTTTGTGTGGTGAATTAGGGTTGAGCGGTAAGCGGGATTGTACGCAAGCGAGCCGGGGTTTGGCTAGTTGAAGGCGGTGTGAAGATGATGAAGATGTTTTATCGGGCGATTAAGTCTGGGCATCAAATGTACGGTACAGGGAGCGTTAGCGACCTGACCCTCGGCCTCGAGACTGCTTGGTTTCATAGAACGCTGTAGGCCAAGGCTCAGGTCGCTCGCGCTCCCCATGCCGTTATAACCGCGCAATCCAGCCCGCAAACAACTGGCAAAACAGCGCGCCCACCAGCGTCATCGAAAGCCCCCACATCAACAACCGGCGAAATAGCACTTGCGCTTCGCCTGCATCGTTCACCGCCGCGATGCACAACGCGCCCAGCGTTGAGAGCGGCGAGACGTCCACCAGTGCCGAGCCTACGTTGACGCTGAGCGCGATGGCCAGCGGGTCGCCGCCACCGAGTTGCTGCACCAACTTGGGTGCGGTTGGCAGAAAGGCGGGCAAGACGACGCCGGAGGTGCTGCTATACGTCGAGATTGCGCCGGTGATAAAGGCGATCACGCCATTGATGCTGCCGGGCGAAGAGATGCGCGCCAATAGGCCGGTGAACAACTCCATCCCGCCAGTCTTTTCGAGCAACGCGATTAACAACGAAACGCCGCTGACCATCAGGATCACGCCCCACGGGACTTTCTTCAGCGCCTGTGACTCGTCGGTGGTGTTGAGCACGATCAGCACTGTTGCCGCGACAAAGGCGCTCAAGCCCAGATTCCATTTCAGCAATACGATCCCGGTGATCCACATGACGATGATGGCGAGGGTCAGCCATTGCGGACGTGTGAGCAGAGCCGCGTTCGCTTCATCCACTGCCGCCACCTCGCCGCCTTTCAATTCTCTACCTCCGAAGAGCCAGTATGCGGCAACGGCGACCAGTGCGTGCGCGATGAAGTTGGCGAACCAGACCTTGCCCGCGTGGCCGCCGAGACCGGCTTCGGCCATCTTGGTGTTGGCGATCACGCCGACCGAGCTGATGGGCGACAGGTTCCCCGCATTGGCGCCGTTGGCGACCATCAGCGCCGTCAGCAACGCTGGAATACTCGCGCGTTCGCCAATCGCCAGCGCCAGCGGAACGACGAGCGCGACGCTGGAAATTGCGCCCGGCCCGACGGTCGAAACGAGCATCGCAATGACAAAGAAAAGCACGGGCAGCCAGCGCCGCTTGCCGCGCACCAAGCCGACCGCACGTTGCGCCAGCCGTTCCAAGGTGCCGTTCGTTTCGGCGCAGGCAAACAGCAAGGTCACGCCCGTCAGCGTGAGAAACAGATTCGCGGGGAAGCCCGCCATCACGGCATCGGGCTTTTGCCCGGCGAGATACACGCCGATTAACCAAGCCAGCGCGATGGCGACCAGTCCGACGTTGATGCGCGAGACCATCGAAAGAATGATGGCGAGTAAGAGGGCCAGCAGCGAGGCGAGGGCAGGATTCATTGTTCGGTAGTCCAGGGAGGCAGCAGATGTTTTTGGACTTTGCCCAACGCGGTGCGCGGCAAAGCGGCTACGCGGATGAAGCCGCGCGGGACTTTGAATGAAGCGAGCACTTTGCGGCAAGCGTCTTCCAATGCCGCCGCGTCAAATGGTTCATCGGCGACGACGTAAGCCACCGGCAATTCGCCGCGCCGTGCATCGGGCACGCCACACACGACGGCTTCGCGCACGCCGGGCTGTTCGAGCAAGACCTCTTCGATCTCGCGCGGATAGATGTTGAAGCCGCCGCTGATAATCAAATCCGTCCGCCGCCCGCGCAGCGTGTAATAACCATCGGCGGAACGTTCGCCTAGATCGCCCGTCTTGAACCAGCGGCCATCGGGGGCGTCAACAAAGGCTTCCGCCGTCGCCTCGGGACGCCGCCAATAGCCGGCACAAACATTCGGGCCGCGCACATACAGTTCGCCCGGTTCACCGTCTGTCACAGCGTGTCCCTGGCTGTTGACGATTTTGACCGAAACGCCGGGCAGCGGTTGGCCGACTGCGCCGGGTCGGCGTTCGCCTCCGTAAGGATTGCTGATGTTCATCAGCGTTTCGCTCATGCCGTAGCGTTCTAAAATGGTGTGACCGAACTTGGCGCGGAAATCTTCCAGCACCTGCGCGGGCAGCGGCGCTGAACCGGAGACGAACAGGCGCGTGCGCGCGCCGATGCGTTGCGCCAAGTCATCCGGCAATTCCAGCAAACGCACGTAAACCGTTGGCACGCCAAAAAAGAGCGTCGGTTGAAAGTCTGCAAACCAAGCGGGGGCGCGATTGATGTCGAAACGTTCTTTCAAACTCATCCGGCAACCGCTGGCCAGCCAGACGTGCACGCCGTTGCCCAGACCGTGCACGTGAAACAGCGGCAGCACGGCCAGATAACGGTCGGCCTCGCTGATGCGCCAACAGGCCAGCAGATTGACCGTGTTCGCCAGAAAATTGTTGTGCGTAAGGATCGCGCCTTTGGAGCGGCCCGTAGTGCCGGAGGTATACACCAACGCCGCTGGCGTATCGCCATCGAGTGCAGCGCGTATTCGCTCGCCCGCCTGGCTTGCGGCGGCTGCCGCCAAGTCGTCAATCTCCCAAATCACCGCGCCGGACGGCACGTAAGCGGCCAGGTCGCGCGTGGTCACGACGGCTTTGGGTTCGGCATCGCTGAGAATGTGCGAGAGTTCGCGCTCGCGATATAACACGTTGACCGGTACCACGATGACGCCGAGTTTGAGGCAGGCCAAAAACAGATCAATGAATTCAACGCGGTTGGGCAGAAAGATACCCAAGCGGTCGCCCCGTTCCAGCCCACGCAAGCGTAGCAACCGAGCCAAGCGGTTGCTGCGGACTTCTAACTCGCCAAACGTAAGCGCCGCTGTCTGACCGTCGGCGCGGTCATAATCAAGCGCAATCGCTGCTGCGCGTCCCACAAGCGAAAGGTCAAAGAGATCGGTTAATTGCATGGTGTGGTGCGTCAACGCCAGCATACCGCCCGTAAGCTATCCCAAACGGTTAGCGGTTACGGTGCGGCTGGCAATCTCTAACAAGATCAAATCAGTTTTTTGAAGAGGCGGGATTGTGTAACAAGGCTGAGGTATTCTCAACTGAAGCTGGCACTTCCTAAGCACTGAGACCAAGTTTTCTTAGCGACGGCGAGGGCAGGGGCAATAGCCCCAATGAAAGTGGAGCTGAATCAGTCATAACAAGCGCTGGCCCAAATTCAAAATGCCGGTCAGCAGTAAAACCGCCGACCGGCATCCAGAAACGGACGAGGCGTTCCCCTATTTCCACGCTACCTCATCCGGTGATTTGTCAACCCAGTCACACACCCTGACGGGTCAACAAAAACGAAACCTAAAATCTTATTTTTAAATAAAATTCCCAGTCATTCTGGAAATCGAGTTCGCGCAACAGCCTGCGGCGTAGTAACACAATATCAAGGAATACAACTGCGCTTATTGTTACTCGTCCAGATACAAGCTAAGCGTAAAGTTACTTGGCCATTACACATAAACAGACGCTTGAACTTCCGAATCGCTCACTCGTTGCCGCCAAAAAAATACCTGGCAACATAAGAAGCCGTTCGCAAATTTGTTTTATTGCGCAGTAAAAACCTGGATGGCGAAACTGCAAGCTCGCCTTATGCGGGAATGCTACACTCAATAACAACAGCGCCTAAAGCTGCCACGCTGCCGATTTTCATTTAGCACATGTCCGCCGCCTTGTGGGATTGCGGCGATGGACAGTAATGCCTGCCTTTTTCTTGAGCGTTTATCGCATCTTTCACTTGCAACGTCTACTGGGAAAACCCGCGATTGCCCCTAGAAAAATCCCTAACCTCCCTCCTCTGAACTTAACCTATCAGCGCGAATAGCAGTAACTCAGTTTTCCTGCAACCAGCCTCTATGTAAGGCGTAGTTCACTACTTCGGCCCGGCTGCGCAGGGTGAGTTTTTCCATCGCGCGGGCTTTATGATACTCGACGGTCTTGACACTGATGCCTAATTGGTCGGCGATTTCTTTGTTACTGTGTCCCCAGGCGATCAGTCGTAACACGCTCTCTTCGCGTTCGGTCATGTCCACCATTGAGCCGCCGGGCTGCGGCAATTGGCGACCCAAATAGTTATTGAGCAGTTGCCCCGTCAACTCGCGATCAATGAAAGTTCCCCCGGCGGCGACGGTACGAATGGCCGTCAACAAATCAGTCGAGTCGGACTGTTTGGAAACATAACCGGCGGCGCCCGCTTGCATGATCATACGCAAGTAACCCACGTCAGAATGGCGTGTCAGAATGACGACTTTGGTTTGCGGAGAAACTTCTTTGAGCCGTTCGGTGGCTTCGATGCCGTTCATTTTCGGCATCGAAATATCCATTACGACCACGGCCGGGTTGACGTTCGGCGCTTGCCGTAAGACGGACTGCCCGTCACCGGCTTGTCCGACGACCTGCATGTCGGTTTGCCGATTGATCAGGCCCATGAGGCCCTCGCGCAATACGGCATGATCATCCACCAAGAACACACGAAGATTTTCCACCACACCACTCCTTTTGAATTGTTCGAGCGCCAGGAATCACAACGGGATGCGCACAAATAATGTCGTGCCTTTTCCCGCTTCAGATTCCAGCTCGAAACTGCCTTGCACCAAAGCCACGCGCTCCGTCATGCCCGCCAACCCATAACACCGGCGGGCTTGGCGTTCCTGACAGAATTGCGCGTAGTCGAATCCGCAACCATCGTCTTCGATCACCAACTGCAAAACGCCGCGCCTGACCTCCAGAATTAAACTGACACGCTTTGCTCCGGCATGCTTGAAGATGTTATTTAATGCTTCCTGAGTTACTCGGTAAATTGTCGTCTCTACGTCAGGCGGTAACGCAGGCAGGTCTTTTTCACTTCCGCAAAAATCCACGGTAATACGTTGCCGCTCTGACCATTCCAACACGTACTGCAAAATGGCGGCCTTTAACCCGGCCTCCAGGGCGGGCGGACGCAACGTCAACACCAGGTAATCCATTTCCTGATCCAACTGCTCGATCAAGCCGCGCAATTGCATCACCGCGCTGCAATCCAGTTGCTGCTCGGCCAGCGTGCCTTGCAGGCTTTCCAGCCCAAGCCGTAACGCTGCCGTATATTGCCCAATCTGATCGTGCAATTCGCGGGCGATGCGTTTGCGCTCTTCTTCCTGCGCTGCCAGCACGCGCTGCCAGACCTGCGCCTCAGACTCGCGCTTTTGCGTATGTTCGGCGTCGAGCGCTGACCGGACGGATGTTTTGCGGCCCGGCGGCTCTGAGCTTGAACGCGGATCATTCCTTTTTGCTCCCAAATAACCCATCCCGTGTCTCCACCAATCACCTTAATCAGAAACGATAGCTTCAAAATTTATCTTAAAAATTTATCTTACGTCAGGTAACTATTTTGTTATAACGAGTAACTCTGAATCCAAAAAAGAGGCACACCTCACCTAACAAGACGTTATGTACATTGCAAAGTGTGACGGCGAATCCCTTGCGTTCGGGGGGATAAACCTAGCCCTTACTTTGCACTGACAACGGTCAGCAAGCTAAGCGGTGCAACTCGTTCGACGACTACTTACACCTGGAACAATAGTTCGCGGCTAATGCTCTGGAAAATGTGGGAATGATTCAGAATATGGTATCGGGCATCGGCTGGACGAGCAGAACATGGTGGCTTGGGTTCGTCCTAATTCGTCCGGTCAAATACGTTTTATTTGTTCGTTCGTGTCACCTGTCTTGGGAAATGGGTGGAATAACAGGCAGGCTGAGTTTACCTACCATTTCTGGTTTGTCAACGACTTATTAGCATTTCAGGCTATTATTTGAGGATTTTCCTAACTTTATTCATCGTTTTTATCTAAACCAACTTCTCAGCTAACAACATGTTGTAAGACAAACTCCTAGTCGAACAAGTTATGGCTGTTTATTCCCCAAATGCCGATCCAGCCATTCAATCTCTCTTTTCAATTTATCCAATTGGTAGCTTGGGAGGGCCAGACTATGTCCCTGTTCCGGATAGATGACTAACTGCACGGGAACATCCATGCGTTTTAAGGTGCGATAGCTTTCCTGGGACTGCCCTAAAGGCACGCGATCATCCTTTTCCCCATGAAAAATTAACGTGGGGGTTTTGGCGTTGGGTAAAAAGGTTAGCGGGGATTGCTGGTCATAAAGTTTGCGCGCCTCCCACGGCGTGCCGCCGTGCAACCGTTCGCGCTGATAGGTGATGTCCGCCGTTCCCCAATAAGAAACGGCGTTCGATAGCCCGGCGCCATAGACCGCGCACTTGAAGCGGTCGGTATGACCGATCAGCCAGCCGCTCAGATACCCGCCATAGCTCCAACCGGCAATGGCCAATTTGGTTTCATCCGCGAGGCCACGTTTGACGAGTTCGTCAATGCCGCTCAGCACATCTTCGGCGTCAACCTGGCCGGCTTTGAGGGAATTGGCCTGCGCAAATGCCGCCCCATAATTCGAGGAGCCGCGAAAGTTCGGCAGAAAAACGGCGTAGCCCTTGCCCGTCAAGACCTGCACCGCAGCGCCCCAAGAGGCGTTGAAGCCGCGCGTATAAGCGCCCTCAGGGCCGCCGTGAATATAGGTCACGAGCGGATAACGCCTGTCTGATTCGTAACCGGAAGGATAAAAAAATAGCCCTTCGATCACTGTGCCATCGTTGGATTTCCATTTGATCGTCTCGGTCTGACCGTAGAAAAAATCGGCTGTTTGCGGGTTGAGTTGGGTCAATTGCATGGGCAGCAGGGTGCGCGCATTCAGGCCCGCGACTTCGCTGCCCATGCGCGGATGCTCGAAGGTGTAAACCACCTGCAACCCGTCGGGGCTGGCGGCAGACGAACCGCAAACGCCTTCACCGGGCGTCATCACCTGCGGCGCGCGCCCACTTAGATCCAGATTGTACAGGCGCGAATGCACGCCGACATCGGCCTGCACGATCAATTGGGCGCTGTTGTAAAGCCAGCGGTAGTTGCGAATATAACCGTTAAAGGTACGGGCCAGGACGCGCGTCGCAAGGCCCTCGCCCACGGCATTGGCGGGGAAAAGATGTATTCGCTCAGGCCCGACGTTCGACGGGCCGTCCGCATGAGCGAGCCACGAAATCCAACGGCCGTCAGGCGAAAAACGCGGCTGCACTTCGGCTCCATTGCCGTGTGTCAGTTGCCGGGCGGCGGCGCTATCCAGCGTTTCGTTATCAAAGCGGAAGGGCAGGACAAAAACTTCTGTCGTGTCGGTGTTTTCCAGTTTTGGTGATTGCCGCGCGGTGAAAACGATTTGCGTTGTGTCAAAAGACCAGCCGAATTCGGCCACGTGGCGCGTGCCTTTGGTCATTTGTTTGACCTGCCGCGTCTCAACCTCCAGCACCCAGAGTTGGGCGTAACGCGGGTCGTCATCCACCACGATGGGCGGCTTGGTCTTTGGTTTCGCGGCAGGCTTTGGCACTTCGGCGATAAAGGCGACGTAGCGGCTGTCGGGCGACCACTCAAAGGCTTGAATCGCCGCGGCGTGATTCGTTAAGGGCTGGGCTTCACCGCCTTGCGGATTGATCAGATAAATTTGCGCGCCCTCTTTTTCACCGCGTTCCGACAAAAAGGCCAGCCGTTGCCCATCCGGCGCCCAGCGCGGGTGATCGTCGCGCCGCGCGTTGAAGGTCAAGCGCATCGCCGCGCCGCCAATATCTGCCAGCGCCGTCCAAATGTCTGCATTGAAGCGATCGGCTTCTTGATCCCAGGCGGTGACGACAAAGGCCACGCGGCGGCCATCCAGCGCCAGTTGCACGTCGCTGGCGCGGTTGAGCGCGATGACGTCTTCCACGGTCATCGGGCGTTTGGTTTGGGCCGCCGCTGAAAACAGCCAGCCGACAGCGAGGCAAATGACAAGGGGTAGATATACGCGGCGATAATTCATAGCTTCCTGTTTTTCTACGGATTGAGCCTGGTTGGGCGGCGGGGATTATACGGCATGCCTTGCAAAAACGCCGACTGGCTCAACCGCTCAATAGGCCTAGTACTCCATCAAGCTGAAAATGAGGGATGTAGGGCGGGATTTAATCCCGCCCTACATCCCGGATGCGCTCTCAGCATCCATCACTTACAGCTTGATGGAGTACTAGATCGGTTTTCACTACGATGTACGGGAAAACCATGTAGCGGGACAGTACCGCGCGCGTGAGCAAGCGGAGCTTTGGCAGTTCAGCTAAGGGGGCAAGCTTGCCGCGCCGCTTGCTCACGCGCGCGGTACTGTCCCAGCGTCAAAGCTTGAGCGCCGCTTGCTCACGCGCGCGGTACTGTCCCAGCGTCAACTGACTCCCGTAAACGTAACTGCAAACCGCTCTAATAAAAAAGAGAGTACGGAAAAACCGGAAATAACGGAGTAAACAGAAGCATACCAGCCAAGTCTGGCTCCGTCTGTTCCGTTATTTCCGGTTGTTCCGTACTCTCTCTTCAGCTTGAGCCACTGCCCTATTTTGTAAAGCCGACGTTTTTCAGCAAGGTTGTAAAGCGTGAATCGCTGCGCAGCGGATCGAGTTGTGGGTCAACTTTCAGCCAGATCACGCCTTCTTCGCGCAGGGAGATGGCCTGGGTCAGAGCGCCGAGCGCCTGCTCCTTTTCGCCGAGGGCGGTGTAAACGCCCGCTACCAGGAACAGCGGCACGGTGCCGGGGGCGGCGTTTTGCTGTAGCTCATCGAGCAACTTGCGGGCTTCTTCCGGTCGTCCCGCCAGCGCCAAGGTGCGCGCCAGGCGCAGTTTCGTTTGCGTGTTGTCGCCCGCCAAGGCCATTGCGCGTTGGAACGCGGCGATGGCCAACTCGTATTGTTGCTGCTGTTCAAAGGCCATGCCCAGATGCGCGTGCACGCCAGCGGCATTCGGATTCAATTCCAGCGCCCTTTGAAATTGGCCGACCGCCTGGCTGAACTTGCGGGCGTAATACAGGGTAGCGCCCAGATTGGTGCTGATGGGCGTCGAAACCGGGTCGAGTTCGCGGGCGCGTTCGGCCTCGGCGAGGGCTTCGGCAGGACGCCCCATGCTGGACAAATAGCTGCTGTACCACTGATGGGCGGTCGCATAGTTCTCATTCAACGCAAGCGCGCGTTGATAAGCCTGCTCGGCACCCGCCCAATTCCATTCATATTGGTGGCGGATGAAGCCGAGCGCGGCGTGCGGTTCAGCCAGTTGCGCGTCGAGTTCGAGGGCGCGGGCGGCAGCATCTTTGCCCGCAGCCACCGCTTCTTCGGGCGCGGTTTCGCTGTAAATCGGTGCGAGGGCATAGCTATCGGCCAGTGCGGCATAGGCCCGCGCGTAATTGGGGTCGAGCAAGACGGCGCGCTGGAAATTCTCGATGCTGCGTTTGATCGCCTCGCCGGTGCGCTGGTTCCACAGATGGCGGCCCTTGAGATAAAGCTTGTAGGCCTCGACATTCTCGGTGTCGCGGCTGGCGAGGCGTTGCCGCTCAGCGCCGCTTAAACGCAACCGTAACTGCTCGGCGATGCGGTTGGCGAGGTTGCTTTGCAGGAAGGGGACATCGCGGGCTTCGCTTTCATATTGCTGGCCCCAGAGGATCGCGTTGGTGCGGACGTCTACCAGTTCGACCGTGACCTTTAGCGCGCCGCCGTGCGCGGTGATGCGGCCATTGAGCACCGTCCCGACATCCAAGGCCTGACCGACCGCATGCGAATCCGGCAGCTTGCCTTTGTAACGGAAGACCGAGTTGCGGGCGATGACTTTCAGATTCGGCACTTGCGAGAGGCGCTGGATCAGGTTTTCGGTCAAGCCATCCGCCAGATATTCGCGTTCACCATCGTCGGCGCGCGCTGGCTGCGTATACTCGAACGGCAGCACGGCGATGGAAACGTCCGGCGCGCGGCGCTGCCAACGTCCATAAGCCACGTAGGCTGCGTAAGCCAAAGCCGCCGCCGCCAACACGAGCAACGCAAAAATCAACACCCGGCGCTGCTTTTGTGGCGCAACGGTGACGTTGCTCGCGCCAGCAGTGGTTGGCGGGCCGCTGGCTGGCCGCACTGGTTGACCTGTTGCAGTTTGCGTTGCTGGAGTTTGTGCAGTCGTCGTGCTGCCGCTGTCCGGCCTGAAAGCAGGTTGCCCAGCGGAGTCCGCGCCAGTCTTGGCATCGGCAGGCGTTCCGGTCAAGCTGGCTGTACCAACGTTTGCAGGCGTGGCTCCCGGTTGTGCCAGTTCGCTACCGCGCCAGGGTTCCAGCAGCATTTGCTTGAAGACTCGCAGCTCCGCCGCCAACTCTTTGGCCGATTGATAGCGGTGTTCGCGGTCTTTTTCCAGCGCACGATTCAAAATGCGCTGTAGCTCTTGCAGCACATTGGGCGGAACGCCCCGCAAATGCTGCGCGAGCGGCTCAGGTTCGCGCGCCAGCAACGCGGCCAGCGTGTCGCTTTGCGTCGGCCCCTTAAACGGGCAGTGGCCGGTGACCAGTTCGTACAACACGATGCCCAAACTAAAAATGTCTGTGCGCCGGTCAATGCGCAACCCGCGCGCCTGTTCGGGCGACATGTAATTGGCGGTGCCGATCACCACGCCGGGTTTCGTCTCAAATTTTTCTGCGCCTTCGCCCGCCGCTTGACTGGCGAGCTGGCCGGAATCAGGGTCGGTATTCTCCAGGAGCTTGGCCACGCCGAAATCCAGCACTTTGATGTAACCGTCAGGCCGCAGCATCAGGTTTTCGGGCTTGATGTCGCGGTGGACGATGTTGGCGCGATGCGCGACTTCGAGCGCGTTGGCGATTTGAATGACGACCTCGGCGGCGACGCTCAATTTGAAGCGGCCCCGCTCGACCAAACTGCGCAGTGTGCGGCCTTCGACATATTCGGTGGCCAGATACTGCACGCCTTTGTGTTCGCCGATTTCGTGAATGGTCAGAATGTTCGGATGGTTCAACGCCGAGGCGGCGCGGGCTTCCTGTTGAAAGCGGCGCACGCGTTCAGGATCGTGCGTGGAATGCCGCGACAACAGCTTCAATGCGACGCGCCGCCCCAAGCGCGTGTCCTGCGCCAGATAGACGCGCCCCATGCCGCCGCGCCCGATTTCGACCAGCACCTGGTAATGCGCCAGCATCCGGCCATCCAGCCGTTGCGATTGTCCGGGTCCGGGCGTTTCACCCGCGCGCCCGGAAGGTTGATCGAAACTTGGCCGCTGCGCCGGTTGATCGAAACTTGGCCGCGATGGTGTTTCCACCCGCGGTCGTTGCGAAGGCCGGTCAAAATTCGGCGGTGGCGCAGGTGGATTGCTGCCTGGCGTTGGCGTTGGCCGTTGTGAGGGTTGCTCGAAGGTTGGCCGTGGCGGTGGCGGCTCAACAGCCGGCGGCGCGGCCAGGTTAGTCAAACTTGGATTGGTCGAACTCGGATTGGCCAAACTTGGATCGGCCAGACTTGGATAAAGCGGGCGGTAGGTGGGCGCATCGAATTGCCCGCGCTGCTTCGGTGGATCAAAGACCGGGCGCACAGTGGGTGCATTGAATGACGGCGGTGTTTCCGTTTCGTGGCGGAACCCCGGCGGCGCGGCTGGCAAATCTTTTGTCCGGTCTTTTGCCCAATCTTTTGTCCAGTCTGGCGGTAAAGCGCCGGTTGCAGGCGGCGTAGTTTCAACCGTGGGTGCAAAAGGCGGAATCTCTTCTGTCGTGTTTTGCCACTCAATCCCTTGGCTGGGAGCCTGCGGGGCTGACTGCCGAGTGGCTTGCCCTGTTGCTTGCCTCGCTGCCGGATTGGACGGCTGGCCATTGGAGGGCGGCAACGGATGGATAGCCGCATCCGAATACAACGGCTCCAATCCCTCGGACAAGGCGTTGATGAGTTCGGTCGTGGCATTGCCGGAGGGCGCACTGGACGCGGGCGGCACACGATAAAACGATGGCGTATCGAAGGAGGGCGCTTCAAATAATGACGGCGGTGACGGTGGTGTCGGCGGTGACGGCGGTGACGACAATGACGGCGGTTCAGCCGCCAGGGTAGGCAAGGCGCCCGTGGTGCGGCGAAAGACTTCGCGCACGGCATCGAAGGATTCCTGCTCCTGACTATTCAACCAATCCGGTGCGGCGGACGGCTCCGTCCTGGGGCCAGTTTGCGGCTCCGCCAGTTGGGCCTGAAGCGGGCCAGTTGGCTGACTGCCGAGCGGCCCAGTGGCTTCCGTAGCCCCTATAGCCGTAGCCCCTATAGGAGGATGAGCGCGCCGCGACGGTTGCGACCAATGTTCGAGCGGTTTGGCCGTGGACAGCGGCGGGTTTTGTTCGGGCTTAGTCTGGTCGCTGTCCGAAGCCGCATAGTAACGCAACAGGATTTCGACTTCCTGCAACAGCGGTTCATTGCCCGCGCACGCTCTGTTGATGAATGCCGCGCGTTCGTGCGCCGGGCGCAGGCGCGCCTCTTGCACAATGTGACTGGCTTCTTGCCAATTTGGGGAGGACATAAACGTACTTTCGCGCCCTTACGGATGAACGTACCAGATGGGGTTGCACGGGCGATCAACTTAAAACTGTGATCAGCCTAAACCTGTGCTCAGACTAAAGAGGACGACTTCCGCCTGTACGGGGTGGCGTCGGAACGGTGTTCTAAAACGGGGCTATCAGTAGATGAGACGGGGTGAGTGCTGTGTGGTACTGCTTGCTTAAAGTAAAGAAGGAACGGGGCGCGCCTTCTGTCGCGGGGGTCAACTCCTCACGCCCAACACGAGCGCCATTGTTCATTTCTCTACGGGCGGCGTCAACTCTATTTTCGTTGGCGCTTCGCCCTCATAATAACGGCGTGCTTTCAGC carries:
- a CDS encoding protein kinase, whose translation is MSSPNWQEASHIVQEARLRPAHERAAFINRACAGNEPLLQEVEILLRYYAASDSDQTKPEQNPPLSTAKPLEHWSQPSRRAHPPIGATAIGATEATGPLGSQPTGPLQAQLAEPQTGPRTEPSAAPDWLNSQEQESFDAVREVFRRTTGALPTLAAEPPSLSSPPSPPTPPSPPSLFEAPSFDTPSFYRVPPASSAPSGNATTELINALSEGLEPLYSDAAIHPLPPSNGQPSNPAARQATGQATRQSAPQAPSQGIEWQNTTEEIPPFAPTVETTPPATGALPPDWTKDWAKDRTKDLPAAPPGFRHETETPPSFNAPTVRPVFDPPKQRGQFDAPTYRPLYPSLADPSLANPSSTNPSLTNLAAPPAVEPPPPRPTFEQPSQRPTPTPGSNPPAPPPNFDRPSQRPRVETPSRPSFDQPAQRPSFDQPSGRAGETPGPGQSQRLDGRMLAHYQVLVEIGRGGMGRVYLAQDTRLGRRVALKLLSRHSTHDPERVRRFQQEARAASALNHPNILTIHEIGEHKGVQYLATEYVEGRTLRSLVERGRFKLSVAAEVVIQIANALEVAHRANIVHRDIKPENLMLRPDGYIKVLDFGVAKLLENTDPDSGQLASQAAGEGAEKFETKPGVVIGTANYMSPEQARGLRIDRRTDIFSLGIVLYELVTGHCPFKGPTQSDTLAALLAREPEPLAQHLRGVPPNVLQELQRILNRALEKDREHRYQSAKELAAELRVFKQMLLEPWRGSELAQPGATPANVGTASLTGTPADAKTGADSAGQPAFRPDSGSTTTAQTPATQTATGQPVRPASGPPTTAGASNVTVAPQKQRRVLIFALLVLAAAALAYAAYVAYGRWQRRAPDVSIAVLPFEYTQPARADDGEREYLADGLTENLIQRLSQVPNLKVIARNSVFRYKGKLPDSHAVGQALDVGTVLNGRITAHGGALKVTVELVDVRTNAILWGQQYESEARDVPFLQSNLANRIAEQLRLRLSGAERQRLASRDTENVEAYKLYLKGRHLWNQRTGEAIKRSIENFQRAVLLDPNYARAYAALADSYALAPIYSETAPEEAVAAGKDAAARALELDAQLAEPHAALGFIRHQYEWNWAGAEQAYQRALALNENYATAHQWYSSYLSSMGRPAEALAEAERARELDPVSTPISTNLGATLYYARKFSQAVGQFQRALELNPNAAGVHAHLGMAFEQQQQYELAIAAFQRAMALAGDNTQTKLRLARTLALAGRPEEARKLLDELQQNAAPGTVPLFLVAGVYTALGEKEQALGALTQAISLREEGVIWLKVDPQLDPLRSDSRFTTLLKNVGFTK